A portion of the Edaphobacter lichenicola genome contains these proteins:
- a CDS encoding 2Fe-2S iron-sulfur cluster-binding protein, giving the protein MSDTKMVAEVVDLSKPAGEGMVRVTFLPEGRTVEFPFDTLPYEGHGLPMSFLDVAENYNIFLDHACGGVCACTTCHIHVKEGAQGISEAEDLELDRMETAADIQLNSRLGCQAVIEKPGTYVVEIPKWNRNYVQEGKPSHGPGA; this is encoded by the coding sequence ATGAGTGATACGAAGATGGTTGCTGAAGTTGTGGATTTGTCGAAGCCTGCGGGCGAAGGGATGGTTCGCGTGACGTTTTTGCCTGAGGGCCGGACGGTGGAGTTCCCGTTCGATACGCTGCCATACGAAGGGCACGGCTTGCCGATGTCGTTTTTGGATGTCGCGGAGAACTACAACATCTTTCTGGATCATGCGTGCGGTGGGGTTTGTGCGTGTACGACGTGCCACATTCATGTGAAGGAAGGCGCGCAGGGCATCAGCGAAGCGGAGGATCTGGAGTTGGATCGCATGGAGACGGCTGCGGACATTCAGCTGAACTCGCGACTGGGTTGCCAGGCGGTGATTGAGAAGCCGGGAACGTATGTGGTGGAGATTCCGAAGTGGAATCGGAACTACGTTCAAGAAGGCAAGCCCTCGCATGGGCCGGGCGCTTAG
- a CDS encoding PGN_0703 family putative restriction endonuclease yields MTYKPQSAQEIWSASLLRRDLNARAQHLATTNHLLHEQTTGTEPSIIFGHNEKAEQGEQATHGNFHPASYAAICANPDWSRRLTKTHTAHRRVRARADWQWMELDCANSSDALLMNIFCHPAVFIDGHLDTAVANLLSVPTDAQPNFGLHPGVPLRQTRRLRTKRSSQTQENNLQLFHDPSTIQTDPTESLKDRTEIDLQLGNLFIEAKLTESNFQTSSLRLIERYRDLETIFAVERLPVKIITPTSAHPSAEDFSDLEEPSPDTASPARTSRSRTVIQGYQLIRNVLAAFASDASFCVLCDARRCDLIEIWYSVLSAAHYPSFAWRLKLLTWQELATALPEDLQNFLEAKYGISPADRSPR; encoded by the coding sequence ATGACGTACAAGCCTCAAAGCGCTCAGGAGATCTGGTCGGCATCGCTTCTCCGCCGCGACCTCAACGCTCGCGCTCAGCACCTCGCCACGACAAACCATCTTCTGCACGAACAAACCACCGGCACCGAGCCCAGCATCATCTTTGGCCACAACGAAAAAGCCGAACAAGGCGAGCAAGCCACTCACGGCAACTTTCATCCCGCCAGTTACGCCGCCATCTGCGCCAACCCCGATTGGTCCCGTCGCCTTACCAAGACCCACACCGCGCATCGTCGCGTCCGCGCTCGCGCCGACTGGCAGTGGATGGAGCTCGACTGCGCCAACAGCTCAGACGCTCTCCTGATGAATATCTTTTGCCACCCGGCAGTCTTCATCGACGGCCACCTAGACACCGCCGTCGCAAATCTACTTAGCGTACCGACAGACGCCCAACCGAACTTCGGCCTTCATCCCGGCGTACCCCTTCGTCAAACTCGCCGCCTCCGCACCAAACGGTCAAGCCAAACTCAAGAAAACAATCTTCAGCTCTTCCACGATCCATCCACCATCCAAACAGATCCAACCGAGTCCCTCAAAGACCGAACCGAGATTGATCTCCAACTCGGCAACCTCTTCATCGAAGCCAAGCTCACCGAATCCAACTTTCAGACCTCGAGCCTGCGCCTCATCGAGCGCTACCGCGACCTCGAAACCATCTTCGCCGTCGAACGCCTACCCGTCAAAATCATCACACCCACTTCAGCCCACCCATCCGCAGAAGACTTCTCCGACCTCGAAGAGCCATCACCCGATACTGCATCACCGGCCCGAACTTCGCGTTCGCGCACCGTCATCCAAGGCTACCAACTAATCCGCAACGTCCTAGCTGCCTTCGCCTCCGACGCATCCTTCTGCGTCCTCTGCGACGCTCGTCGCTGCGACCTCATCGAGATCTGGTACTCGGTCCTATCCGCAGCTCACTACCCAAGCTTCGCCTGGCGCCTCAAACTTCTCACCTGGCAGGAACTGGCCACAGCCTTACCCGAAGATCTGCAAAACTTCCTCGAAGCAAAGTACGGAATCAGCCCCGCCGACCGTAGCCCGCGATAA
- the iscX gene encoding Fe-S cluster assembly protein IscX: protein MPREIDWTDSEEIGILLQEKYPELEPYTVRFTDLHKYVTGLPGFVGDPGKSNEGILEAIQAAWNEEYEDAK from the coding sequence ATGCCGCGTGAGATTGATTGGACGGATTCGGAAGAGATCGGGATTCTGTTGCAGGAGAAGTATCCGGAGCTTGAACCCTATACGGTGCGTTTTACCGACCTGCACAAGTATGTGACAGGGTTGCCAGGATTTGTGGGTGATCCGGGAAAGTCGAACGAGGGAATTCTTGAGGCGATTCAGGCGGCTTGGAACGAAGAGTATGAGGATGCAAAGTAG
- the murJ gene encoding murein biosynthesis integral membrane protein MurJ has product MPANNDTNPALNPIQAEPTAQPSSTRRSLFSFLRPSHSHTAASATVLLTLSALLSRVIGLIRDQFIAYKFGAGHSTDAYNIAFILPELINYLLVGGAASITFVTILDRYRANNDEAEGERALSIILNTMVIVLGAAILLAEIYAPLFTRIYFDPASPVGILCTRITRILLPAQLFFFAGGVLASVLLVRKQFSFQAVSPLLYNLGIIFGGVVLAGRMGISSLGVGALIGAILGPFLLNAYGAYRSGVRYKAILDLKHPGLREWVRLSLPLMLGVTIITFDNWILGYFAKHGSGDISRLNYAKRLFTAPMAIIGQAAGAASLPFFASLFGRKQFASFASAVNRSVSRLVAFSLVGSAAMIALAQPAVALIFRRGSFNAADATATAIYFAIFSASLALWTAQAIYARAFYAAGETFAPMLAGTIITVISIPIYWQLHQHFGVIGLAWASNTAILLQTGTLAVLAHRRALVPLSGLDFREISRSLLAAVASFCGIELLLHLMPQSPTHLGNIITLAIGTLIWAALCIAVLQLSGSKLLSQIRSRIA; this is encoded by the coding sequence GTGCCCGCAAACAACGACACCAACCCGGCCCTCAACCCCATTCAAGCCGAACCCACCGCTCAGCCCAGCTCGACCAGACGCAGTCTATTCTCCTTCCTGCGCCCATCACACAGTCATACCGCCGCCTCCGCTACAGTCCTTCTCACACTCTCCGCGCTCTTATCCCGCGTCATCGGTCTCATCCGCGACCAGTTCATCGCCTACAAATTCGGTGCAGGCCACAGCACCGACGCCTACAACATCGCCTTCATCCTGCCCGAACTCATCAACTACCTCCTCGTCGGCGGAGCCGCATCCATCACCTTCGTCACCATCCTCGACCGCTATCGCGCCAACAACGACGAGGCCGAAGGCGAGCGCGCCCTCTCCATCATTCTCAACACCATGGTCATCGTCCTTGGCGCAGCCATCCTCCTCGCCGAGATCTACGCTCCACTCTTCACCCGCATCTACTTCGACCCCGCCTCACCCGTCGGCATCCTCTGCACGCGCATCACCCGCATCCTGCTCCCCGCACAGCTCTTCTTCTTCGCCGGCGGCGTCCTCGCCTCGGTCCTGCTCGTCCGCAAACAGTTCTCCTTCCAGGCGGTCTCACCTCTCCTCTACAACCTCGGCATCATCTTTGGCGGAGTTGTCCTCGCCGGCCGCATGGGCATCTCCTCCCTCGGCGTCGGCGCACTCATCGGAGCCATTCTCGGCCCATTTCTTTTGAACGCATACGGAGCCTACCGCTCCGGCGTCCGCTACAAAGCAATCCTTGACCTCAAGCATCCAGGCCTCCGCGAGTGGGTTCGTCTCTCGCTGCCACTCATGCTCGGCGTCACCATCATCACCTTCGACAACTGGATCCTCGGCTACTTCGCGAAGCACGGCAGCGGCGACATCTCCCGTCTCAACTACGCGAAACGTCTCTTCACTGCTCCCATGGCCATCATCGGCCAGGCCGCCGGAGCAGCCTCGCTTCCCTTCTTCGCCTCGCTCTTCGGACGCAAACAGTTCGCCAGCTTCGCCTCCGCCGTCAACCGCTCCGTCTCCCGCCTCGTTGCCTTCTCACTCGTCGGGTCCGCTGCGATGATCGCTCTCGCCCAACCCGCCGTGGCCCTCATCTTTCGCCGCGGCTCCTTCAACGCCGCTGACGCCACAGCGACAGCAATCTACTTCGCAATCTTCTCTGCCTCGCTCGCCCTTTGGACCGCACAAGCAATCTACGCTCGCGCCTTCTACGCGGCCGGCGAGACCTTCGCTCCCATGCTCGCCGGAACCATCATCACCGTCATCAGCATCCCCATCTACTGGCAGCTCCACCAACACTTCGGAGTCATCGGCCTGGCATGGGCCTCCAACACAGCAATCCTGCTGCAAACCGGCACCCTGGCCGTTCTCGCGCACCGCCGCGCCCTCGTCCCACTCTCGGGCCTCGACTTCCGCGAAATCTCTCGCAGCCTCCTCGCCGCCGTTGCCAGCTTCTGCGGCATCGAGCTACTCCTTCACCTCATGCCCCAAAGCCCCACCCACCTGGGCAACATCATCACGCTTGCAATCGGCACCCTCATCTGGGCCGCTCTCTGCATCGCAGTCCTCCAACTCTCCGGCTCAAAACTCCTCAGTCAAATTCGCTCCCGAATCGCTTGA
- a CDS encoding LysR substrate-binding domain-containing protein: MENFRLRVFRAVADEMSFRKAAEVLHLSQPAVSQHIHALEEEAGVQLFDRARGEGHGSQISLTEAGRVLLGYANTAAETMVEARRALAALNHEVVGELRLGASTTVAQYVLPRILGAFLRQYPQVKLSLVSGNTERIVESVAEKKVALGIIEGPAMRRDVKTERMVKDEMVLIVSPNHTLALRKGAVITPAELAKLPLLLRERGSGSRRVVERALKKVGIPLRSLGAAMELDSTEAIISGVEAELGVGFVSRWAVAKVLRLGTVRVIAVEGLEIVRDFSFVRLAGSELRGAAAAFQRFAMVSAGAK; the protein is encoded by the coding sequence TTGGAGAACTTTCGGCTTAGGGTATTTCGGGCGGTTGCGGATGAGATGAGCTTTCGCAAGGCGGCGGAGGTGCTGCACCTGAGCCAGCCTGCGGTGAGCCAGCATATTCACGCGTTGGAGGAGGAGGCGGGGGTGCAGTTGTTCGACCGCGCGCGAGGGGAGGGCCATGGGAGCCAGATCTCGCTGACTGAGGCAGGGCGGGTGTTGCTGGGGTATGCGAATACTGCGGCGGAGACGATGGTGGAGGCTAGGAGGGCGCTGGCGGCGCTGAATCATGAGGTTGTCGGGGAGTTGCGGTTGGGGGCTTCGACGACGGTGGCGCAGTATGTGTTGCCGCGGATTCTGGGGGCGTTTTTGCGGCAGTACCCGCAGGTGAAGCTTTCGCTCGTGAGTGGGAACACGGAGCGGATTGTGGAGTCGGTTGCAGAGAAGAAGGTGGCGTTGGGGATTATCGAAGGGCCGGCGATGCGGAGGGATGTAAAGACGGAGCGCATGGTCAAGGATGAGATGGTGCTGATTGTGAGTCCTAACCACACGCTCGCGCTGCGGAAGGGTGCTGTGATTACTCCAGCGGAGTTGGCGAAGTTGCCGCTGCTGCTGCGGGAGCGTGGATCGGGCTCGAGGAGGGTGGTGGAGCGGGCTCTGAAGAAGGTGGGGATACCGCTTCGGTCGCTGGGTGCGGCGATGGAGTTGGATTCGACAGAGGCTATTATCTCGGGTGTCGAGGCGGAGCTGGGAGTGGGGTTTGTTTCGCGTTGGGCGGTGGCGAAGGTGCTGCGGCTGGGAACGGTGCGGGTGATTGCTGTGGAGGGGCTGGAGATCGTGCGGGACTTCAGCTTTGTCCGGCTTGCGGGGTCGGAGCTGCGAGGGGCAGCGGCTGCATTTCAGCGATTTGCCATGGTTTCGGCAGGTGCGAAATAA
- a CDS encoding YeiH family protein yields MWKKNLFYIGIIVSASGLIGPPLALAAGLAFGLSTVHTFHCEGRNLSKFLLQAAVVCLGFGMNLKEVAHAGASGFMYTAISITFALGLGVLLGKLLQVGKTQSLLISFGTAICGGSAIAAMAPVLMANEEEMAVSLGTVFVLNSVALLTFPFIGHLVHFTQTQFGLWAALAIHDTSSVVGAGAKYGPTALAVGTTVKLARALWIVPLAIATAMLKKSKAKVQWPWFILYFCVAAVLASYVPRYIPQSVELFSALNRLGRAALTVVLFLIGTGITRNTLKEVGVRPLVQGVTLWIVVASLSLWAIHVGWISL; encoded by the coding sequence ATGTGGAAGAAGAACCTTTTCTATATTGGGATTATTGTTTCAGCGAGTGGGTTGATTGGGCCGCCACTCGCGCTGGCCGCTGGGCTGGCGTTTGGGTTGAGTACCGTGCACACCTTTCACTGCGAGGGAAGAAACCTGTCGAAGTTTCTACTGCAGGCGGCGGTGGTTTGTCTGGGATTTGGGATGAATCTGAAGGAGGTGGCACACGCGGGAGCTTCGGGGTTTATGTATACCGCGATCAGCATCACGTTTGCGCTGGGGCTGGGAGTTTTGCTGGGTAAGCTGCTGCAGGTAGGGAAGACGCAGTCGTTGTTGATCAGCTTCGGGACGGCCATCTGCGGTGGAAGCGCAATTGCGGCGATGGCGCCAGTGCTGATGGCGAACGAGGAGGAGATGGCGGTGTCGCTTGGGACCGTCTTCGTGTTGAACTCGGTGGCGCTGTTGACTTTTCCCTTCATCGGGCACCTGGTGCACTTTACGCAGACACAGTTCGGGCTTTGGGCTGCGCTGGCGATTCACGACACCAGCTCCGTCGTTGGCGCTGGCGCGAAGTATGGGCCTACGGCATTGGCAGTTGGAACGACGGTCAAGCTGGCGCGGGCGCTGTGGATTGTGCCGCTGGCAATTGCGACGGCCATGTTGAAGAAGAGTAAAGCGAAGGTGCAGTGGCCGTGGTTTATTTTGTACTTCTGCGTTGCGGCTGTGCTGGCGAGCTATGTGCCGCGTTACATACCGCAGTCGGTGGAGTTGTTTTCGGCACTGAACCGATTGGGAAGAGCGGCACTCACGGTGGTGTTGTTTCTGATCGGCACCGGCATTACGCGCAACACGTTGAAGGAGGTAGGCGTACGGCCGCTGGTACAGGGCGTTACGCTATGGATTGTTGTGGCGAGTCTGTCCCTGTGGGCTATCCACGTTGGATGGATTTCCCTTTAG
- a CDS encoding MerR family transcriptional regulator: MAQHQPIRKTAPPSGPDIPDKLYFRIGEVAKLCDVPAYVLRFWESEFPQLKPHKGGTGQRLYRRRDVEMAMRIKSLLYNEGYTIPGARQVFKSELKQREPQLALTIDSTQPSANPRQLQKLQKDLRDLLTLLSKSPVRAAVHPIRAPRPHNAPRRTAEKLFDLPLLPDDKKS, from the coding sequence ATGGCGCAGCATCAGCCAATCCGCAAAACCGCCCCTCCCTCGGGACCCGACATCCCGGACAAGCTTTACTTCCGGATCGGCGAAGTAGCTAAGCTCTGCGACGTTCCTGCCTACGTCCTTCGCTTCTGGGAGAGCGAGTTTCCCCAGCTCAAGCCTCATAAAGGAGGCACCGGCCAGCGTCTCTACCGCCGCCGCGACGTCGAGATGGCCATGCGGATCAAGAGCCTTCTCTACAACGAGGGCTACACCATCCCCGGCGCGCGACAGGTCTTCAAAAGCGAACTCAAGCAGCGCGAGCCTCAACTCGCCCTCACCATCGACAGCACCCAACCCAGCGCCAATCCGCGGCAGCTTCAGAAACTTCAGAAGGACCTTCGCGATCTTCTCACCCTGCTCTCGAAATCACCCGTCCGCGCAGCAGTACACCCTATCAGGGCACCGCGACCGCACAACGCCCCCCGTCGAACAGCTGAAAAGCTCTTCGATCTCCCCCTTCTTCCGGACGATAAGAAAAGCTGA
- a CDS encoding NADH:flavin oxidoreductase/NADH oxidase, whose translation MTNAIDHLFAPLKLRSLTLPNRIAVSPMCEYSCVDGFANDWHLVHLGSRAIGGAGLVITEANSVSPEGRITPADLGIWKDEHIPELKRITTFLHQHGAYAGTQLAHAGRKASMAVPWEVVRTIPASEGGWQPVAPSAIRFDEAYPVPTALDRAGMNKIIADFVAAAHRALAAGFDLVEIHAAHGYLLHEFLSPLSNQRTDEYGGSFENRVRFPLEVVKAVRAVWPQHLPLFVRISATDWAPESLGASWDLPQAVAFSKILKQANVDLVDVSTGGNHPAQQIPVGSGYQVHHSDTIRREAEIPTAAVGMITEPAQADQVIRTGQADLVLLARELLRNPYWPLHAAAVLHQSTTWPVQYLRSARGKTEPRQPVSTPSS comes from the coding sequence GTGACTAACGCCATTGACCATCTCTTCGCCCCGCTTAAGCTCCGCAGCCTCACGCTGCCAAATCGTATCGCCGTGTCTCCCATGTGCGAATACTCCTGCGTCGACGGCTTTGCCAACGACTGGCACCTGGTTCACCTCGGAAGCCGCGCCATCGGCGGTGCCGGCCTCGTCATCACAGAGGCCAACTCCGTCAGCCCCGAGGGCCGCATCACGCCTGCTGATCTCGGCATCTGGAAAGACGAGCACATCCCCGAACTCAAGCGCATCACGACCTTCCTTCACCAGCACGGCGCCTATGCCGGCACCCAGCTCGCCCACGCCGGGCGCAAGGCCAGCATGGCCGTTCCGTGGGAGGTAGTCCGTACCATTCCTGCCTCTGAAGGCGGCTGGCAGCCCGTCGCTCCCTCAGCCATCCGCTTCGACGAAGCCTACCCAGTTCCCACCGCTCTCGACCGCGCAGGCATGAACAAGATCATCGCCGACTTTGTCGCCGCCGCCCACCGCGCACTCGCCGCAGGCTTCGACCTCGTAGAGATCCACGCCGCCCATGGCTATCTCCTGCACGAATTTCTCTCTCCGCTCTCGAACCAGCGCACCGACGAGTACGGCGGCAGCTTCGAAAACCGCGTTCGCTTCCCTCTCGAAGTGGTCAAAGCCGTCCGCGCCGTCTGGCCCCAGCATCTTCCACTCTTCGTCCGCATCTCGGCGACCGATTGGGCCCCTGAGTCCCTCGGCGCAAGCTGGGATCTCCCGCAAGCCGTAGCCTTCTCCAAGATCCTCAAGCAGGCGAACGTCGATCTCGTCGATGTCTCCACCGGCGGCAACCATCCCGCCCAGCAGATACCGGTAGGCTCCGGTTATCAGGTCCATCACTCCGACACCATCCGCCGCGAGGCAGAGATACCCACCGCCGCAGTCGGAATGATCACCGAACCAGCTCAGGCGGACCAGGTCATTCGCACCGGTCAGGCCGATCTCGTCCTGCTTGCCCGCGAGCTGCTCCGCAACCCCTACTGGCCCCTTCACGCTGCCGCCGTTCTGCACCAGTCCACCACCTGGCCCGTCCAGTATCTCCGCAGCGCCCGCGGAAAGACCGAGCCACGCCAGCCCGTCTCCACCCCAAGCTCATGA
- a CDS encoding hydrogenase maturation nickel metallochaperone HypA: MHEYCHRCGGELSASDGVSPFCPHCGSPQIYLQDYEEQTSSADGNTTGAAPPPRPQQVEWKTAIRCAWLVAGVAAVLSLVSARVELVSPLSWLWTISGSLITLALYQRRRPLAWMDAGVGARIGVVVGLALVACLAIAGAGIGLVARYGLHTMASFDADLTQMLHAQIEKASATTPQPPESLRFLYSPEVKAGMMLAGFGMVSGILLVLSTVGGAVGGFLRMRRKVSA, encoded by the coding sequence ATGCATGAGTATTGTCACCGTTGTGGCGGCGAGCTTTCTGCCAGTGATGGCGTGTCGCCGTTTTGTCCCCACTGCGGGTCGCCGCAGATCTATCTGCAGGACTATGAGGAGCAGACAAGCTCTGCCGACGGCAATACGACCGGTGCAGCGCCTCCGCCGAGGCCGCAGCAGGTGGAGTGGAAGACGGCAATTCGATGTGCATGGCTGGTGGCTGGAGTGGCAGCGGTTTTGAGCCTGGTGTCGGCGCGTGTCGAGCTGGTGTCGCCGCTGAGCTGGCTTTGGACAATCAGTGGATCGCTGATTACATTAGCGCTCTATCAACGGCGGCGACCGCTTGCGTGGATGGATGCTGGGGTTGGGGCACGGATCGGTGTGGTGGTGGGCCTGGCGCTGGTGGCATGCCTGGCGATTGCGGGTGCGGGGATTGGGTTGGTGGCGCGCTACGGGCTGCATACTATGGCAAGTTTCGATGCCGATCTGACCCAGATGCTGCATGCCCAGATTGAGAAGGCCTCCGCGACGACGCCCCAGCCGCCGGAGTCGTTGCGGTTTTTATACTCGCCTGAGGTAAAGGCGGGGATGATGCTGGCGGGATTCGGGATGGTGTCGGGGATTCTGCTCGTACTGTCGACGGTGGGTGGGGCAGTTGGTGGATTTCTGCGGATGCGACGAAAGGTTTCGGCCTAG